Part of the Lotus japonicus ecotype B-129 chromosome 6, LjGifu_v1.2 genome, CTCAAGAACCAATATTGCATGCAGCTAATGTTGAGAACTTCTTCTTTCAATGCATTGATCCTTGATTACTTTTTAAAGGTTTATGGTAATTCTTTGATCACAGGGCTAGTGTGTTACTTTCAGCTGTAGAAACTCTACAAGGATATATCAACATCTACGAAGGCTTAAGCTCATTTCCTGAAATGTTCTTACCAATTTTGAGATTGTTACTAGAGATAGCAGAACAGAAAAATATACCAAATGCATTGCAGGATAAAATTAAAGATGTGGCTGAGCTCATTAAGTTGAAAGTAGATGAACATCACTCCTTGAGGCGACCACTCCAAATGCGCAAACAGAAGCCAGTACCAATCAAATTATTGAATCCCAAGTTTGAGGAAAAGTAAGTCCCTCCTCTTTTCACGCATTAATTTGATACTGAGTTTCCTTAGCTAATGCGGATCAGAAAGGGAACTCAAATTAAGTACTTAAATGTCATATTTTGCTGTGCAGCTATGTGAAGGGAAGAGATTATGACCCAGATCGTGAACGAGCTCAAAGGAGAAAATTGGAGAGAGATTTGAAGCGTGAAGCCAAAGGGGCTGCTCGTGAATTACGTAAAGACAACTATTTCTTGCTTGAGGTGAAGGAGAAAGAGAGGTCtttaaaggaaaaagaaagagcaGAGAAGTATGGAAGAGCTAAAGCTTTCCTTCAAGAGCAAGAACATGCTTTTAAGTCTGGACAACTAGGAAAAGGAAAGAAGAGAAGGGGATAAACTCGACACCCTTCTTGTAATCTgcatatttagtatttacccCCTACAATGTCCCGTTCAAACATTTGAGCCTTTCCTTTTCATATTACTCAGTTCAAGGAATCAGTTTTTATGCAGTCTAGTGTAGGGCGGAGGAACGTAAGGGTTAAACGTTGGTTTTGGTTAGAGTAGAGTACTGTGTTTAACGTGATTGCATTTTCATTCTAATCCATAAGAAGAGTTATTTTTCTTATGAAGATCACATGTCGTGcttttagaaaattaattttttttttgcttataaaaaaaaatgtcctTTTATTTACGTTGTCTTTCTAACATACTTGCACCGTCGCCACCTTTTAGGGAATTTTAGGGAATTCTTCATATggataataaaaaataaaatatgaagcCCCACATTGAATAAATAGAAGAGTGTTCAATAGTATATAAGTGaaagtaatttatttttatttaagaaaaaaataataaggaAGGTTTTAAGGAGAGGTATAAGGAGGATAGAAAAATGTATCTTATTTTCTTATGAAGACCACTATGTGGTGGTGCAAACAACTCgttgaagaaataaaataaagaaagaagtgAAGAGCCTTCAATATCATATAAGGCTCAGCGTAATACAACAGGAACCATGCTGGGAGTTGTACATGTAATTTTCAACTTTTAATCACATACGTTCAGtttttagggttaaatatgttttacatTTTTCTCTCTAACAAATACACATTAATCTAAGggtaaaatatgtttttgacCATGAATTATATACCCTAATCTAAAATGACCTCTATAAAATTATTTCATAGTGTTTTTAATTTAGTCCCTAAAAATGtttgtttgattgaaaataataataaaacatttttaaaatattttttatgcaGTTAGCGGCTCACGTGACAATCTTAGTCCACGATTGTAGAGTAGGATTGGTGAGTGACTTGTTGGTTTTATAAGAAATGTGGGACATAGATATCCTCCATATGGAGCTAGTAGCGCTATTTTACATGGGTTAAATTGAATTTGAACTGTATGTATCGACATGTGGTTTGATTTTTCGATTCACTTCATGCTTTGACTCTCGTCCTGAATTCCCCTTCAATATACCATGCTTATCCTGTGTTGATTGAGAACATCAAGGACATGCTCCACAGACGCTGTTCAGTTGCTTTATACTTCTCTAGAAGGTTAATGCGTGTTATTTAGTTGCTTCATACTCTCAGAGAAGGTAATGCGTGATCAAATTCCCAGGCTAGAGACTCCCTCCTAGTTCTGAATCCCCAAACGATCTTGTTCCTCTCCTCTTAGCGAACGCTATATGAACTAATTTCACTCAGGCTTAGCTTGccctttttgatttattttcttaggctcttgttttaaaaaaaaaaaaccaagtatGATTGGGTAGTTTGTTGAGAACATGGTCTCTCCCAACAGAAAAAAGAGACTCATAAATTAACGACCTCAAGAATGGGACAGTGTGACACATACACACACCCTTGTCTTCCTCTTTATTATGACTTCccaaaatagaaaacagaaacCAAACACTGAGATCTCTCTCAAGCGTTCTCTTTCATAGTTTCATATAGCTATTGCTATTTTTTAGAATCTTTTGTTTTCACTCCAAATCTGAGTTCGATCTGTTCTTTAACTTCCTTACTTATATTAGATTTCATCCTGACCCAGCAGTAAGCATTTTCTTCTCATTCTCTCTGTTTTTTACTTGTTCAATCACTACTCCCTTCACTTTCTCTGCTGATTTTTACTCGATCTGTAACGTTTTGCAATCTGGGTTTGTTTCATTGCTCGTGGAAATGCTTCTATTTAATGCTATTCCTATTCCATTTTGATTTCATTGAATAACAAACCCAACCGTACTCCTTTTAATGGGGATCTAGGGGTTCCATTAATCTCATTCATTTCGATCCGATGAGGTTCGCAGAATCAGATTTTCCATAACGCATTCATTATTCAATTGTCTGCTTTCTTTTCATGGTGTTTTTTTGGATCCACTACTTTCATTGCTTTCTAGTTAGATATAGGAATAAATCCTGGATTCCTAGTGTTATAAATTGGCCTCGATTGTTCGCGATTGATTTCTTCTTTCACAAGTGCTACCATGATTTCATTAAACTATTAGCTTGCCATGCTACTTGTTTTGAATAATATCACATAGTGTTATGTGATCAATGACACACTAGAAAAGATTCGAGTTTTAAATTGGTTTCTGTAATTCGACCtactttttgtttttattcttttcatttCCATGATTTGATCAACGTGACGAAATAGTAATTGGTTTCGGTAATTGGACCTCTTTGTTTTTGCTTACTACTGTCCCCTTTCTTCCTTGCAGGTTAATCTTTGAATCAGTGTGTCGATATCTGACAAACCTGATGAAGAATCTTGATTAAGTGGTTCTTTGGATGGTGATTTTGGTGCTTCATGTCTAAACAAGTACCATTGTTTTTTTATCAGTTTTAGTTCATAACTGAGCAGTGAAAAGTGTATTTGGAGTTCTATTACTTTGAACTGATAAATGTCGAGAGGCAGATCTGATGGATCGCAAAAGAAGCGCTTAGTTGCTTCCCTTTGTGCCGTGGCAATTTTTATTGGTTTTCTATATGTATACCAAGGATCCATCTTTGGTTCTCAAAACAGTGGTTCACCTGCACTTGAATATGGAAGCAAATCATTGAAAAGACTTGGGGCATCATATTTGGGTGCAGATGAGGATGCTGCAGATGGAAAGCAAGATGAATCTTCATCAAGTTTTGCACAGGGAGATGGGGAGGGTGATATTGTACCGAAGAGTTACCCCGTAAGTTTTCACGCTAGTTTAAGCTTTAGACACATTCACTCTATTTTGGCACAAAACACCCTTATTTTGGTTCTAAGCTTGCACTTTATTATGCCTCTACTATTCCATTTATTGAGTTTATATAATTCCGAAAGCCTGACCAGACAAATaataaatgtttgttgtgaGTTGGTAGGAGAAAATGCATATCTGAACTATAGAATTCTTTGAGTAAACCCCCATTTTGATTCTTAACAATGCTTTGTCTTTTTCAAGGTTTGTGATGATCGTCATTCAGAGTTGATTCCCTGCTTAGACAGACATTTTATCTATCAAATGAGACTGAAGCTGGatctttctttgatggaacACTATGAGAGACATTGCCCTCCTGCCGAAAGGCGGTTCAATTGCTTGATTCCTCCCCCGCCAGGATACAAGGTAAAATATGCTGAAATTAGATGTGATCTTTAACTTTAACATGTTCTCATTGATCCATTTGTATCGTTTGTCAGTTTCAAGCAATTGATGTTTCTGTGGTGTTGCAGGTCCCTATTAAGTGGCCTCAGAGCAGAGATGAGGTGTGGAAAGCTAATATACCACATACTCACCTTGCAACTGAGAAGTCTGACCAGAACTGGATGATTGTAAAAGGTGAAAAGATATTCTTCCCTGGAGGGGGTACTCATTTCCACTATGGAGCTGATAAGTACATTGCATCAATTGCAAAGGTAAGGCTTCCTTCTTATCCCTATAAAGCAGAGTGAAATCATATATATAGTCAGTTTTTTCAATTGGTAGTCTCATTGGACTTTATGTGCTTATGCAAAGTATATATTCATTGGTTTTATAGATGGAGTGGAGATATGATTCACTCATAATAATATTCTTTATATCATTAAAAGACACTGAAATCTTATGTGATGTCTTGGAGGGTCTGCAAGCACGGATGTTGCGTGTTAATATAAACCTGTATTTCATTTTATATAGGGTTGTCGCTTGTATTTTAGACTGAGTTGTTTCTACTACCTTGTAAGGCTAGTAAGCGTTCTATTAAGAAGTAATAAGAAAACTCTCTATCTCCTGTGGACGTAGGCCCACATGCCGAAGCACATTAATTCTGTATGTTGCTGTTCTTATACCTCATTTGTCATAAACTCTCTTGCGCTATTTCATTTCGGTTCCCGATTTTGGCATTTGCATTACATTATTTAATAGACTTTCCAATACCATGTTTGACAGTATTGGTTGTTTGATGCATTCTGCTTATTTAGACTTACTTTCAGTTCATAGATAAGTCAAAATCTCAGTTCTTTTGTATCACCAGATGCTCAACTTCTCCAAAAATAATCTTAACAATGAAGGAAGACTGCGGACAGTGCTTGATGTTGGCTGTGGAGTTGCTAGTTTTGGAGCTTATCTTCTTTCATCTAATATCATTGCAATGTCTTTGGCACCCAACGATGTGCATCAGAATCAGATTCAATTTGCTCTAGAAAGAGGAATTCCTGCATATCTTGGTGTCTTGGGAACTAAGAGACTTCCTTACCCAAGCAGATCTTTTGAACTTGCACACTGTTCTCGCTGCCGGATTGATTGGATTCAAAGAGATGGAATACTTCTCCTTGAGCTAGACCGGTTGCTTCGGCCGGGAGGTTATTTTGCATACTCGTCTCCAGAAGCATATGCTCAGGATGAAGAGGATCTAAGGATATGGAGAGAAATGAGTGCCCTTGTGGGACGTATGTGTTGGAGAATTGCTTCAAAGAGGGACCAAACTGTCATCTGGCAGAAGCCTCTGACAAATGATTGCTACATGGAAAGAGAACCCGGTACTCGCCCTCCTCTATGCCAGTCTGATGATGATCCAGATGCTGTTTGGGGAGTGAACATGGAAACTTGCATCACTCCTTACTCTGAACGTGAGTACCTTTTTCTCATGTGCTACAAGTTATTTGATGgtttttgcattttattttcatGCTTTCTAGTTGTTTCTTTCTTACTGCAATATATTCTTGCTTCTTTTCTATTTGGTGTATCTGCTAAATGTATATTTGTTTGTGGATTTTATGGGACATTCTGCAAATGAGTTCTCTTTCTGTTATTCCTATGGATAGTTTAGTTTCTCAGAAGCAAATAAACTGGGCCCGAGAAGTGAGGGTTGCTAAACATGAACTCCCACTTGGTAGAGCAATTGTAAATTATAAGAACTGCTTATTTATAGCATTGATTCAATGAATGACTATTTAGGTCAATAgtcattttcatcttcatcctaTCTAATTTGATTGGGGAGTATCCCCTGTTTAAGATTTACCTGGTGAGTTGATTGGAACATGTTCATTATGAAAAGAGAGGAAGGGAAGGAGTGAAAACATTGAACTACTAGGCTGATTATTACTAGGGAATGGCCAAAGGAGAAACTGTGATATAATGGCAATGTATTGAATGCTTACTGAATTATAATAGTTAAAAATTCCAGGTTCATGTAGACAAACAGTGGTAATATTTTCCCCCTCTATGGAAGAAGAAATCTACTTAATTAGGCCAACGTATCCATCTTGACTGCTATTACAAATTTGCAATTAACATGGGTTAAATATGCTTTTTGTCCTTGTAAAATTGACACATTTTGTTTTTAGTtcctattaaaattttattcgTTTTATTCCTTAAACAATATAGAAGTTATGTGGTTTTAGCCCTTCATGGGGTTTAAAGACTGACTAAAACCACCTATGACTTTTGTATTTTGTATTGACTGAAAGCGAATTAAAATTTtctagggactaaaaccaacaatttcaaattttacagggatgcaaaacatatttaacccgaGTTAACATTACTCATTAGTCAATCCTCTAGTTATCTCGTGTTATATGACTTGTATCATTCTTGAATGACTTGTTGTGAGCTGATACTGATTGCTACTAAGCCCTTAATGTCTATCATtagatataattaatttttttccatcttatgctaaaactttgcttagttttttttttattcaagttctgATTTATTAAGAAGACCATTTCTATTGAGGTTTAGCCATTTATAAGAGCTGTGGGTATGAAACTCCATCTACTGAAACTTTTGTTGATTTTATCAGATGACCACAGAGCCAAGGGTAGTGAGTTAGCTCCATGGCCTGCAAGATTGACCAGTCCTCCTCCTAGATTAGCTGACCTCGGCTATTCAAATGAAATGTTTGAAAAGGACACGGTAATTGGAATTTGCGATTTAACCTCATGTAGTTAGGCTTTTGTTCCTGTGAGCATGTAAATTATTGAATGATAACAAAGATACAAGATAAATAGGCTATAGGCTTAACTTGTGTCAATGTGGTACAGGAGTTATGGCAAGGAAGAGTTGATAATTACTTCAATCTCTTGAGTCCAAAAATGTCGTCAAACACGCTGCGGAATGTGATGGATATGAAAGCACACATGGGTTCATTTGCAGCTGCTCTTAAAGACAAGGATGTTTGGGTGATGAATGTTGTACCTCATGATGGACCAAGCACACTTAAACTGATATATGACCGAGGCCTCATAGGGAGCACCCATGACTGGTACTAGTACTGTTTCCCTGAAACATAAATTGATTGCTTCTTTGATATCTTTCTATTCAATTGATCACTTTCACCTTTTGGCCTCTTTAGATGGTATCTGATTTCAAGATTCATGTATTAGCTGGGCTTTGTTTTCTGTACTTTAGCTGTGGCGTTTAACATGAGAGCCTTGTTTTTTATTGCTTTTCTGATGAACACttaacaaaatttcatcttgATTATAATTTAGACAATAGTAAATAGTATCTTTGTAACtaactttttaaattataatcttAAACAAATATTTGTAATGAGAAAAAaggttttctttctttgttgttCTTGTATAATCTTAAACACACTGTTAATAGACCATTGTATGAAAaacattattttcaatcaatCAAAATCATGGACTTATGCCTCTAACAAGTAACAATGTTGCTTAAGAAATTGTATTTTGAACATGTTATCTTCAGTTGGGTCttccttttacttttttctatttttttaaggaATACACGAACTGTTATGTAGAAGATCTCCAATGACCCAGCTGATTGTGAGAGAACTTGGTAATTTGACTGAATAAGCTATTGGAAGTTGGGTGTGTTTGGGTAAACAACTCAGTTAAGCACTTATCAAATGTTAATTAATTTGATAAgattattgaaataagctcacAATAGCTTATAAGTAggtataagcgcttattcataagctactctcatcaacttatgaaaataagttcaaCATAGTTTACAGGTAAGTCATAAACTttccaaacacttgcataaacACTTATGGTCTAAGATAagttcaaataagctcttccaaacgcgGTTGTTAGTTCATGCTAGAACCTGTTGTCTATCCTTGATTCagttatttatttttgtgaGCGTTTCCTCATGATTAGATAAGGTAAGTCATAAGATATTTTCATAAGCTTACCAAATGCTTGTATAAATGATTATGatataagctcaaataaactcttatCCTCGATTCTGTTATCTTTTTTTATTAGCATTTCGTCCTTATATTCCTTGGAATTGATCAGATAATTTGAGTTTGGATGTGATTGACTAAACTGATGATCTATTTGAACAGGTGTGAAGCATATTCAACATACCCCAGGACTTATGATTTGCTCCATGCATGGACTGTTTTCTCTGACTTGGAAAAGAAAGAGTGCAGCGCAGAGGATCTATTGCTTGAGATGGACCGCATGCTCAGGCCTACTGGTTTCATAATCATCAGggacaaacaacatgtgattgatTTTGTGAAGAAGTACCTCACAGCAATGCACTGGGAAGCAGTTGCAACTGCAGATTCCAGTTCTGACTCTGAACAGGATAGCAATGAAGTTGTTCTTGTTGTCCAGAAGAAATTGTGGCTCACCACTGAAAGCTTTAGGGATACAGAATAGGACAACCACAAACACATGCCCTCAGTGTTGGAAGCAGCCAGCAACTACCATTTTGTAGCATTACATAATTACATAATGTTCACATTGCCCATATCCTTCTAttgattttcatttcaatttgcATATTTTTTTGTGATAATGATGCAAGTTATTAAGCCAAATAGGCCTTATGTCTCTATTGGTTATTCATTATTTTGCCCTTCATTTTGGGTATTAATGTAAGTTACTTAATAAGCAACATATAGTATCTTGTGGTGACGGGTTAGGACTTGTCATTAATATAGCATACTTATACAAGCTTATTCCTGCTTCTTGCTTTCATATTACAGTATCTCGTGTTACAACTTCCAGGTTAAAACGGGAAAACTGTAACTACCAAAGTTAATGTATCTCTTAAAAGATTATAAGAAGTAATAATGTAAACTATTACTCATTTCAGACTTCaatcttaattttatttatttttgccaCAACTCCAATCTGTAATTGATCTTCGATTTGGATGTCAATATGTCTAATCGTTTGTAGGAGGATCAATAACCTATTTAGATAAAAGGATATGCTTAGAACATTCAGAAAACAACCTTGAGGCCTCTTTAATGATTCTATATACATTTATATTTGACATACTTTCTTTGTTCTCTTGCATGCTCATAATTATTCAACCTTTTAATTGCCTAAATAATGTACCCATCTCTTTTGTTTTGGGGCGACTTCAACTTTTATTCAAGAGAAGAAACAACACGCTTAAGCGAGAACACAAGATTGACAAACCCACAAGCCACAAGTCTTCCTCCCTATTACATCCTTTTGTGGCAAGGTAATCAGCCACTAAACATGTCTATCTTGTTCAACACATTAACACATTGTAATGTTTAAGAAGCTCAATTATCTACTAACTATGCTAGCCTTTATTAAtattacctttttttttaagtCATAATTACTCTAAAATATTGAGATACtacattatatacattttttataGTCTAACTATATATATCCACGCGCGTGCATGCATGTGATATCTTATTAATTACACAAACCTGAAACTTCTAACTTAAACCAGCTCAGTTTTAGTACAAGATTTGCCACAGTGAACCCACTACAAATTAGAGAGCTAATGTAAAGATATTATTGCTTTAATAAATTCCCTCCACCTTTATCTTTTTCTTAATAAAACCTTGAAACATCTCGACAAATAAACAAAGAGATCGAATCTGTACGGATGATCAGCATTTAGTGCAAGTTGAGAAAGCCAATTGAACTGTTCTTCTCAGATGTATCTGTAAGCCAATTATACACAGCATATCCCACTGTTATTAAGGCaacttctttttaattttattcttccaACAAATATTGGCTCATTTGGTAAAGATAAAGTGTTTTCCGTATAAAATTATAAGTTCAATTTCCACTATTAATATGAGAATTGTGTTGGTGGATAATTTGTCATCTTTAAAGTTAATGTATTTCAAAAGTTTCATATTTCTTATGCATTAACCATTTTAAAGGCTTATATATCAAACTTGAATTAGAGGTGTTAAAGAGCTTGGTAAAAGGTAGGCCTTCGCGCGcatgagattgaacttcgtTGGCCCAACGTAGTGCAAAACAGAGGATTCCCCTGTGCACATGTCCAATATGGGCCCTTGCTGCCCATAAATTAATTTCCCATTTCCCACTTCCTTGTATGGTGCTAAAGATATGTTCTGACTCATAGTGTGAATATCGAAAAGGGATGCACCGTCATCCCCGTAACTCAGCTAGATGGTTACTGTTGAGTAGACATAGCCGACTTAATGCGCATAGCCGAGAAGACAAAACAGACATAACAATTCACCTAGCCAAAGGGGGGACTAAACCAACTGAAACATCAGAGGTATGCCTTACTCATACCTTGATCATCCGGACAAAGGGAGCGAGCTCCAATCCCGCCGCTCGGAGATTCGCGGTCCAACACTTGTGAAAAACCAAACGAATCACCACCAACTTAAGTgatggtaagagttaggggctGGGACATGAGTTTGGGGGAATAAAGGGTGAAGGGATCAGAGTTCAAACCCTAATGAAGGAACGAATTTACTAACATtgctaacaattaacatttgcctataaaaaagcTTTATTTGTACAATATAATTATcctctttatttttctatcacaCCATCTGTTAGATCTCTGCGAAGTAGATGTTGAGacaatttaattataatttatagtATTTTTGTTGAGACTATGATATCCATCGCCGATCATgcttgttggaatcaagtgttagagtcaagtcccacatcggagaagtcaaggtaagAGGGAGATAAGGAGATgaacccataaacctaatgccttaaggttttgggttaagatgtggtgtctcagatctccttggtgtttcccctagaccttgccccatgggtcctcgctgtaactctccccaacaagtggtatcagagccgatggttcgtgggaccatggtaacggCTGGACAACTTCCGCTGAGGGaccgatggttagtaaccatggtAACGGTCGGATAACTTATGCGgaggggccgatggttagtaaccacAGTGACGGCTGATATCTTCCGCTGCGAAGGGAGGTCAACAAGGTGGAGGAGTGAAGCAACAGGGTGTTAAGCATGGTGGAGTTCAGTTGCAAGGTAGTGCGACTATTAACCATGCTAGTCACCAGTGACAGGTTCGAGTCGGGCTTGGACTTGTTACAAAGTTCTTGGTGTTAAGCATGAGGAGGAGTACAATCCCAAGGAattaaagttctgaagactgaggcagatatcttcacaggGTTCgagaattcgccaaggtggagattgttgggattttggctcattagaaagagaaaaaatcagaaagatttgtttcagatttgtttctgttttattttgggttaaatctgttcagtttattaggatttgatttaaggAGATTGTGTATGGGTTTAAAAAGATTTTATCATGTTTTACTAGGGTTAGTAgtatcctataaataggataacaatgtaaccctaaa contains:
- the LOC130726978 gene encoding probable methyltransferase PMT8, with the translated sequence MSRGRSDGSQKKRLVASLCAVAIFIGFLYVYQGSIFGSQNSGSPALEYGSKSLKRLGASYLGADEDAADGKQDESSSSFAQGDGEGDIVPKSYPVCDDRHSELIPCLDRHFIYQMRLKLDLSLMEHYERHCPPAERRFNCLIPPPPGYKVPIKWPQSRDEVWKANIPHTHLATEKSDQNWMIVKGEKIFFPGGGTHFHYGADKYIASIAKMLNFSKNNLNNEGRLRTVLDVGCGVASFGAYLLSSNIIAMSLAPNDVHQNQIQFALERGIPAYLGVLGTKRLPYPSRSFELAHCSRCRIDWIQRDGILLLELDRLLRPGGYFAYSSPEAYAQDEEDLRIWREMSALVGRMCWRIASKRDQTVIWQKPLTNDCYMEREPGTRPPLCQSDDDPDAVWGVNMETCITPYSEHDHRAKGSELAPWPARLTSPPPRLADLGYSNEMFEKDTELWQGRVDNYFNLLSPKMSSNTLRNVMDMKAHMGSFAAALKDKDVWVMNVVPHDGPSTLKLIYDRGLIGSTHDWCEAYSTYPRTYDLLHAWTVFSDLEKKECSAEDLLLEMDRMLRPTGFIIIRDKQHVIDFVKKYLTAMHWEAVATADSSSDSEQDSNEVVLVVQKKLWLTTESFRDTE